A DNA window from bacterium contains the following coding sequences:
- the murJ gene encoding murein biosynthesis integral membrane protein MurJ has product MSDPHPPSEIPGAHEVGAKFEISMARAAGIVSGGVFLSRVLGLVRVMVSAHFFGAGRAYDCFVIAFMIPNLLRQLLAEGALSAAFIPIFAKYLTHKKPKETWELASLVINFLLIVSGGISLLGIVLAPLVLPLVLSGFEPDALILTGQLTQLMFPFIIGISLAALGMGILNSYHHFTIPAFGPAISNIVVILTLWGLAPLLGQNAIFAVGIGFLAGAFIQVLIQLPVLLKHGFSYHPIFTLKHPDLRKIIALMGPATIGLALTQINLIISRYLASFLPAGSISALDYANIVVQLPVSLTGVAIGTATFPTISRQVASDDLDKVKDTFSWGVRMIIFTSIPATVGLIILSRPITSLLYERGNFDSSDTTATALALSLFSLGILGYGLLRSITPVFYALGDAKTPVKVGAVATTVNVVLSIILMRPLAHGGLALALVLSTSLNVLLLLGILRQRIDCLKEKEILITLGKTILASGIMGVICYLAAASLEGRLLIKVGGAMAVSIGTFGLLSRLLSMKEAELILRIIRKQLGMA; this is encoded by the coding sequence ATGAGTGACCCCCATCCCCCATCAGAAATCCCGGGTGCCCACGAAGTGGGTGCGAAATTCGAAATATCCATGGCCCGCGCGGCCGGGATTGTCAGTGGCGGTGTTTTCCTCTCCAGGGTGCTGGGACTTGTTCGGGTGATGGTTTCCGCCCACTTTTTTGGGGCAGGCCGGGCCTATGACTGCTTTGTGATTGCCTTTATGATTCCCAACCTCCTTCGCCAATTGTTGGCTGAAGGCGCCCTTTCGGCTGCTTTTATCCCCATCTTTGCTAAATATCTAACCCATAAAAAGCCGAAAGAAACCTGGGAACTGGCCAGTTTAGTCATCAATTTCCTCCTCATTGTTTCCGGCGGAATAAGCCTGCTGGGGATTGTCCTGGCCCCTCTCGTCCTTCCTCTGGTCCTTTCCGGCTTTGAACCCGATGCCCTCATCCTGACTGGGCAACTGACTCAATTGATGTTCCCCTTCATCATAGGCATTAGTCTGGCTGCCCTGGGGATGGGCATACTGAACTCTTATCATCATTTTACTATCCCGGCCTTTGGCCCGGCCATTTCAAATATAGTGGTCATCCTCACCCTTTGGGGACTTGCTCCCCTCTTAGGCCAAAATGCTATCTTTGCCGTAGGGATCGGTTTCTTAGCCGGGGCCTTCATTCAAGTTCTCATCCAGTTACCTGTTTTGCTCAAACACGGGTTTTCTTATCACCCCATCTTCACCCTCAAACATCCTGATTTAAGAAAGATCATTGCCCTTATGGGACCGGCCACCATTGGTCTGGCTCTTACCCAGATCAATCTCATTATTAGCCGCTATTTGGCCTCTTTCTTGCCGGCCGGAAGCATCTCGGCCCTTGATTATGCCAACATTGTCGTTCAACTTCCGGTTTCTCTCACGGGGGTGGCCATTGGCACCGCCACCTTCCCCACTATTTCCAGGCAAGTAGCCAGCGATGACTTAGATAAGGTAAAAGATACCTTCTCCTGGGGGGTCAGGATGATTATCTTTACCTCTATCCCGGCTACCGTGGGATTAATTATCCTTAGTCGCCCCATAACAAGCCTCCTCTATGAACGGGGTAACTTTGATTCATCCGATACTACCGCCACGGCCCTGGCCCTCTCCCTGTTTTCGCTGGGCATCCTGGGCTACGGCTTGCTCAGGTCCATTACGCCTGTCTTCTACGCCCTGGGTGATGCCAAAACACCGGTCAAAGTTGGGGCCGTAGCTACCACCGTCAATGTAGTCCTGAGTATCATCCTTATGCGACCTCTGGCTCACGGCGGACTGGCCCTGGCCCTGGTCCTGTCTACTTCTTTAAATGTTCTTTTACTCTTAGGCATCCTCAGACAACGGATCGACTGCCTTAAGGAGAAAGAAATCTTGATTACTTTGGGAAAAACTATCCTGGCCTCAGGGATAATGGGAGTTATCTGCTACCTTGCGGCGGCTTCCTTAGAAGGCAGACTCCTCATCAAGGTCGGCGGAGCTATGGCGGTTAGTATCGGAACCTTTGGCTTGTTAAGCCGCCTTCTTTCTATGAAGGAAGCCGAACTAATCCTCCGAATAATCAGAAAACAGTTGGGAATGGCCTAA
- the hisG gene encoding ATP phosphoribosyltransferase, giving the protein MKLKLGLPKGSLQEATIKMFARAGFNISVSSRSYFPTIDDEEIEVMLVRAQEMARYVEEGLLDVGLTGQDWIAENRAEVVEVAELVYGKQRLNPVRWVLAVPEGSEIKTPSDLQGKRIATELVNVTKDYLTKHGVEAEVEFSWGATEVKAPALADAIVELTETGSTIKAHNLRIVDTIMESTTKLIANKESWENRPKREKTENLALLLKGALAASSKVGLKMNVPANSVDAVISILPALKKPTLSPLSDQNWVAVETIIEEEVVRRLIPELKRAGAEGIVEYPLNKIIY; this is encoded by the coding sequence ATGAAGCTCAAACTTGGTTTACCCAAAGGCAGCCTTCAAGAGGCAACAATAAAGATGTTTGCCAGGGCTGGGTTCAATATCTCGGTTAGCTCGCGGTCTTATTTTCCTACTATTGATGATGAAGAGATAGAAGTTATGCTGGTCAGGGCCCAAGAGATGGCTAGATATGTGGAAGAGGGCCTACTGGATGTGGGGTTGACCGGTCAGGATTGGATTGCGGAAAACAGGGCCGAGGTGGTTGAGGTAGCTGAACTTGTTTATGGCAAACAGAGGCTGAATCCGGTCAGATGGGTTTTGGCCGTGCCTGAAGGCTCTGAAATCAAGACCCCTTCCGATCTTCAGGGAAAACGTATCGCCACTGAGTTGGTTAATGTAACCAAAGACTATCTGACTAAGCATGGAGTAGAAGCCGAGGTTGAATTTTCCTGGGGAGCCACCGAGGTAAAGGCCCCGGCCTTAGCCGATGCCATTGTGGAGCTGACTGAAACCGGCAGCACTATCAAGGCCCATAATTTACGAATTGTAGATACCATAATGGAATCAACCACTAAACTGATCGCTAACAAGGAATCATGGGAGAATAGGCCTAAGCGGGAGAAGACAGAAAATCTGGCCCTCCTCTTGAAAGGCGCTCTGGCGGCTTCCTCTAAGGTAGGGCTTAAGATGAATGTTCCGGCTAACTCTGTTGACGCGGTTATTTCTATTCTACCGGCCTTAAAAAAGCCAACTCTTTCACCTTTGAGTGATCAGAACTGGGTAGCGGTGGAAACCATCATCGAGGAAGAGGTGGTGCGAAGACTTATTCCGGAACTTAAGCGCGCCGGGGCAGAAGGGATCGTGGAATATCCGCTGAACAAGATTATTTATTGA